The Dreissena polymorpha isolate Duluth1 chromosome 9, UMN_Dpol_1.0, whole genome shotgun sequence genome contains the following window.
tttttaagccagatagatttttaatgtgcatctctttaagatttcttactgttgatttaacttgaatgtcaatatagatagatttattgtgtcttatctagttgctgtatgattattctttagcttggcaaataattttatgttaatttttaaacacttaaattgtgataacttcttaataattgtctagtctagaacttatcagaatatattctatgcatttaggttagtgtaacttaaatatgtcacatgtctttcattattattcactgtgatattactatatactgtgatataaaacgttgtctcctatgtcatacaatattataacttaaggaccacaatggaaataagggtttaattgcaaaccctttattgtgcaatccttaacgtataatgttgattgacatggctttgtttatacatgcaggttgttttttattacttattttgtgtatataacatgctgccatgtaaatctatgcattttatgtcgaaataaatctatctaagtgcttcaatatttataggcaaaaagtgtccttttaacctGTCTCATGTTTTTTCTAaacatttgtacaggtatttatacaattatttgttcatgtaaattttgaacagctgaatactaaatgtggtcagaatttgtccctgtcccaagtgtacattttgcaagaaagttattttaaatttttcataagatagaattttcaatgttttacatcattttcttcaaaccattaatgcttatcactagatgtactgaaaatttgatgccaaaaccttgtgaactttttttgcaagacaaatatcgcattgtcccaagtgtactaaatttttatcatgtttgatggacaggtgatagcttttaaaaaataaacaaaggcaccaattttctggaaagaagtacacagaagggtgtaatctccaagagaaaaaggtggtttcttcactctgggggtgaactactcttattatatgggtatgtctccatattttgtcttcagaagaaaaatataagcatataaatgataatgtgtgggaacttgggaagtatatttgactttaccataacattattacaaaaatgcatttcctcttctcaaattaatgtcaattttaatcaaaatgtttctccaataatcttcaatgttagcctgaagttggttaacaaatgttgtacatgtacacttgggacacaaaataaatgtttttcttataaacctccagaaagtgaaaacaaacttacattatagcagaattaatgattaaatttcgatttaataaagcattcaaaagcaactgaaaaaaaagccaaaataaaagttgaacatggtcaaatgtgAAATATGATTgatgacaaagtctttcagacacttataattaaaccacgcagactgtcacccttgtggtacaattcctacacatctaaactaaaaaccatgttaaaaccttcgataaacaaaggtacagcacttattattatttcattcatttttaatgacacattattaaaatatatagaggatatattgtattacagaggaaggtcaagtaagaggacatcgtgtttaatgtataaagtataaaaagaacaaggtctaatttataaagaacaaggtccaatatatagagaatataatgtttaatatatagagagcaaggtctaaatatagaagttaagaacagtgaattatatgtgtgttgttatgagaaaactgggcttaattcatgtgcggaaagtctagtccctgattagcctgtgcagactgcacaggctaatcagggacgagactttccgcttttacagtattttaaatttgaaagaagtcccttcttaccgaaattcaagttatagcggaaagtgtcgtccctgataagccggtgcggactgcacaggctaatctgggacgacactttacgcacatgaatttatcccagttttatcagaacaagacacatattatagaaaacgaggtcaaaaattataaaaaaatataaacatgtatcataaaaaagaaacttcacatatatttgaaggccatcctatattttgataaatctgagtttttacttaaagatacactgctttgaggccaggaaaaaaacttttaagagtatagttttgaaaaatatgtgttaaaaacatgaaaatttcaattttttccataattttttttagaacacttcttattttgtatttaaatttttcttaagaacatactgcatgttgacaaaacacacaaaatattgataacatgttttaatgggattttattaagtgcaaaagacatgtacatttataaaaaaaaattcaaaacatttggttaacatcttttgttgtgaaaaagtgatcacatctgacagaacggccctactcatttataaaacttgaaccctttccctatgcaatacaaacaaaactgttgccataacttaacatctaaaatttgagaaaacttttcatttaggcttcattatccacacgcttttcggagaaaaagtggggatattgtggttatcttcgtcgtccgtcctggccactttctcctcctacactttaagcactagaaccttgaaacttacacacatggtagctatgagcatctgtgcgaccctgcactatttggaattttgatctgacccctgggtcaaaagttatgtgggttgaggtggggccgggtcagagatttttactcatttttatgcccccggatcgaaacaaagggggtatattgtttttggcttgtctgtcattgtatgtgtgtgtgtgtgtgtgtttgtgtgtgtgtgtgtcccaaaacattaaccttggtcataacttttgcaatattcaagatagcaacttgatatttggcatgcatgtgtatctcatggagctgcacattttgagtgcaccaTACATGTTGTACTACACcgaatgtcttcaaattgatactgaatctctcttatggcaatacggataatctcaactatgcatggccccattaccaaccttggggtgccccgcccacattggccacgccaaaatagaccacgcccacccaaaattgccttttactataatttcttcatttctacaccgattcacttcaaattgatactgaacctctcttatgacattaaggttaatctcaactatgcatggccccattaccaaccctggggcaccccgcccacataggccacacccacccaaaattgccttttactataatttcttcatttcttcaacgattcacatctaattgataccgaacttctcttatgacaatgcgttcaatttcaactatgcatagccccattaccaaccctggggcacccctgggtcaaacatgcggcgtggggatacacgtcggcctctgacgcgccatttctagtttaatattttttaaatcacccatttttgtgtaaagtttggagaaaaatcaagaaaaacatattttaacaatgaaatacatttaagttgtttgatgatattttcatgtatttcaatgtttccaatgtccagataaataccctatttgtacccattgaaaacctttaaaactttaaaaatgataggctatatataaatttaagcttgctttcttagttcattcttatttattattgtgtcctatctctcacacttatgtgtttcaaataatgtgttaatagattcacatatatatatatatatatatatatgtttgaaaactgattaccaaaacaatttggtatagataaagtaccgcttaagtatataggcacatgatttttgttgatttttaccaacaaaatatttgttgcagccagttcatgtgtcaacgagcgcaaattgtgaaagatggcttggaaaaaatcagttcagagttcaaagcgccaccttgcaacaaacagcgccacggaaacagctgtggagtgtttgcattgatggttATAAATAAGcattatatttctatataggagtcactttgtcgtactgtcggtcggtctgtctcgaaatttcatccgatcttcaccaaacttggtcacaagttgtatcttgatgatgtttaggccaagtttgaatatgggtcatgctgggtcaaaaactaggtcacggggtcacttagtgtgttttaaaccgaaagtttgtccggaccataactatgtcatttatcgttagatttaaaaaaaaattggtacatttgttccccatcatggaacggtgtgttgcgtgaaaaaagtacatcgatatctccaagatcaaggtcacacttggagttcaagggtcaaatgcttgtccgggccataactttatcatttattgtgagattttaaaatcatttagcaaatttgttcaccatcatggggcggtgtgttgcgtgaaagaattacgtcaatatctcgaaggtcaaggtcacactttgagttcaaagattaaaaatggccataaatgagcttgtctgggcaataactatgtcattcattgtgagattttaaaatcatttggcacatttgttcaccatcattggacggtgtgtcgtgcaaaagaattacgtctatatctgcattttcaaggtcacactgtgagttcaaaggtcaaaattggtcataaatgatcttgtctgggccataactatgtcatttattgtgagattttaaaaatacatgtaacatttgttcacagtcattggacgatgtgtcatgcgaaagaattatgttgataactccaaggtcttcgtcacacttggagttcaaaagtaaaaaaaatggccatacatttggactgcatgtcatgctaaagaattcaagagttcaaaggtcgaaatggccataaatgataatggcattatcattcttaaaaatagccataaatttgattctcttgttttgtgaagacagcatgcaaaatagtctgtgtcaattcggcacgtgggggtatttgtcacgtctgtgacaaagctctagtttgcttagtaaagatctgcattaacttttattcaacaaaataatgggagaatgtagaatataatcatcgtacctttctgttggtgcattggtttttagagcctttagagcattcttttaatttataaaggacatgatatttcatatgtaatatcataccctgaggatcaaactgtgttatagagtcttttgtcaaataaccctgaaaaaaaggttaaacaagaagattactcatattttaatttattaatgtgtcatataatgaaaaaaagcattctctttgctccattatattgttttgtatgaaaagttgtttttcagtgtcttaatgtgattgtatatttatgatgcataaaacatgaatacttttcactgtcaaactatcgttcttgcaattttattttcagaaatagtattttttgtgaacacttaatctagtgaatatatatgcttttcttattgcaaacaactgttgttgtttttatgccccccttcgaagaagagggggtatattgctttgctcatgtcggtctgtcggtccgtccaccaggtggttgtcagacgataactcaagaacgcttggttctaggatcatgaaacttcataggtacattgatcatgactcgcagatgacccttattgattttgaggtcactaggtcaaaggtcaaggtcacagtgaccagaaatagtaaaatggtttttgaatgataactcaagaacgcatacgcctaagatcatgaaacttcatgagtagattgatcatgacttgcagatgaccccaattgattttgaggtcactaggtcaaaggtcaaggtcacggtgacccgaaatagtaaaatggtttccggatgataactcaagaacgcatacgcctaggatcatgaaacttcatgggtagattgatcatgactcgcagatgacccctattgattttgaggtcactaggtcaaaggtcaaggtcacagtgacccgaaatagtaaaatggttttgggatgataacacaagaacgcatacacctaggatcatgaaacttcatagttagattgatcatgacttgcagatgacccttattgattttgaggtcacaaggtcaaaggtcaaggtcacagtgacccgaaatagtaaaatgattttcggatgataactcaagaatgcttttgcctaggatcatgacacttcataggtacattgatcgtgacccgcagatgacccctattgattttcaggtcactactttaagttaagtatgaatgacttttactttatttccagactgccaaatgtttggtcatgaaaaagcatcccacaatgttgtgacaggcccatgattcagtttatcgagactagttGTGAGAAGCAGACTTCTGATTcctggagtgcggcaaacatatctgtgcgactcgatcactccactgtaaagacccgcactgcattaaaatggatattatcaatatgtgttgttgctcgaaaatatgtttgtgtagcaggaagtgctttgggctcgattaatctgagaactcgacaaaatattaataaaatccttctgtgccttttagttctgaaaacagaagtagccagttggtattacacatctcctaaacaagtacagcacgaTAAAACTTAAGATTTTATAATCCTAAATTTGTATAACATTGTaatatccacacaaaaatattgatgattgtggtgctcagattgcaaaaccacctgtttggcaaaaataatgcagatggttagattatgataagtgcaagaaaaaaataataactctggagataataattgatatgataatcattgctttaCAGAATCacatttgacctagatatttatttatgtagtggtgtatttttcaatgagtgccttaagattccaaaaacatattgacttaaaataaataatcccgatggcgtaaatgacttatcatttcatgttcatgaaccggctttaaaatactttgtagacttatctgctaggcggtgaggacttttagaccacctgataaacttcaactttatttgccctagttcagtaaccgactaaagatatgctaacataatactgatgactgatgagtctgttgtgtcttatattctcattgctacttaaaatattaggtctatttcaacgtttagactaataataagcaatttctttaaattgatatcccagccaaataaattttgagtattgatgggtgcagaactaacagaaaagtttatttgaagggttgtacccttatctcacttatttaatagtaacaacataaaaaaacaattggcaataactcttatatataagaaagtgtagggttatagattttgtgcatgacacctctcctcattgatatcttaacatccattaaatttcatctttaaatcgtgtatagtatctgtgatatagtcctgtaaagtaacatcagacatgtacatatgtactagggttatgtttcttgtgcatggcacttattctcattgacaattatacacccattaaattttatgttgaaatcttgtatttatagtttctgagataaagccctgaaaagttacatcatacaaaaacaacaaagggcaataactcttatttaagaaagtgaagggttgtggttcttatgcatggttctataaatgagatatagccctgaaaagttacatcataaaataacaataacaagaaagggcaataaccgttatgtaagaaagtatacggttatggttctcgtgcattgataattatacacccatgaagtttcatgttaaaatcttgtatagtatctgagatatagccctagttacatcatagaaaaacaacaaagcgcaataactcttatttcagaaagcgacgggttatggttcttgtacatggcacctctcctcagctatatttatacacccataaagtttcatgttgaatacttatattgagtttctgagatagagCACTGacaagtttgtgagtgactgcactgacagacagaccaacggtacgtttaagtatatttagcgtacccggggtacattaaagtatacttaagagtacacggggtactttaaagcattacccaaGCCAAAGCGACAATTGCCAATCaagcttattgacatattaaataaatgatgatagtggtaactatgattgtgtgaaatataataaaatagttttcctgaattgagtgtacatgtgaattagctaaaataatgataaaaacaccgattgggattatatatttctggaactgaatttggttcataatcagtttttaacttttttaagctgaaataatatatatatatatataatctgaaaatattttcttaaatcaatgttataattatctttgtattaaaaaagtgcaacactcatgactgtaaagtaggcattaccatatttctttacaacgtaatgcatgtacatcatcgatatatataacatttgaaacgaaaatcgttttaaaattcaaatgtttgcatggttttagaactactgttttgatatctttgttgtgaacaatgtgtttaggttcaacgtccgaaaaaaagatgtccgaaaataactgcaagctgtaaaaacgcgaaattaagttgaattgaaacaacaatgcgttaaatattatttttcatcaatctgacatttttgggtgctggaggtttcggtaaatgacaagttcggtaaattgatttatatagtaaaagccgtggaggtttcggtaaattgattttatagaagaggtatacctacaacgaggtgttaatgacacctattagcggcttacaataacattaggggcatttatttgcaaactgtggattaattttgagttgagtaattaatgctatgcctaaggtaaagaattaagggaaatgaatgagctacctctgaaaaacgaattctgttaggaaatttttggttaattttacgatttaaataacgcaatactgttttttttaattggtgcttttatttaaataacataatagtaataagaagtaatgatttatggcggaatcaatgtaagctcttcaattaagtttaatgctatttttaaaagtttcttgtaaaatatgattgaataaaaatgatttcatgttgaattttatatttatttatatgttttattatttctttctggttgagaaaaacacaagaaaaaacaatatataaaatttaatacgtgtacgtaattaataaaaagtaataaatgagttaagcgaagagatacacataattgaaaactgataaaaatgacatctaacacaacgccagcagaatgaatacactgtgtaatagcaagctgctgtgatgatcattatcttatcaacttaatacacaggcacctggctactgtactggaacaatgggttttacggccaaaataactgatatcattttttgcctaaacaaatcggttcaataaaaaaataataactgatttactttgtaatccgttttatttgccatatattataaataagcaacaagtaaaacatggatacaatatatatatttaaatatttcatgtcatttaaaaaatgagggagtaatcacatattaataacatacatttttgacacactacaatattaatacgacacattattatcattcagattttccgcatgctgatttaatttaattacatttctaatacaaatgagatacatgtacgacactgttcaatttaatgttacatttcaaccatatcaGTCGTTCATCGTTCAAGACTCGTCGTcgtcgagcatgtggtggaccgcTGTGGATGGTCCCAGGGCATTGATGTGGCTGATGATCCTCAGAAGTTCAGTGGTTGTCAGCTTCTCCTCTTCCCATGCTTGATGTAGTCTGCCGTGTATCGTAACATACTTCTTCCGTCTGATCTTCGTGAGAAGGTGCTGGCTCACCAGCCATATATGTAGATCAACTGTCTCAGATTCCTCTCTGAGAAGGTTGGCCAACTTGTAAAGACCAAGGTTGGCTGAACACGCTCGTGCGTTGATGCGTCTATGCCattctgtaattataataaaaacatatgtttgtacttaataacatgattatgtcattttttatcagtttttaataacAGTCGTATGAAACAAATGCTTACTACCGATTTTGTATACTATGaaagtataatattaatatacgaaTAATATCCAATGTGAAACTGTGAATTGTTTCTtacttataaattaataatgctaATTGTATTATAGTTACCTTCCAAGTCGTTGTTCGTGcgtttttatcaactaattgtttaaaaacatatataaaatacaaaacgatcatgacctaaagataaacttttaatatataatttacctccatcgattagaatattaataggttgcaagcctggataattaataataacactttgcaaacatctctaatttgataaaatcaagtccgtacatttaaacagataatttaattagtgccaaacaactcaattaatgtacatcacaattaatccacagtttgcaaataaatgcccctaatgttattgtaagccgataatatgtgtcattaacacctcgttataggtatacctcctatataaaataaatttaccgaaacctccacggcttttactatataaatcaatttaccgaacttgtcatttaccaaAACCTCCATAACccgacatttttcacggcgactgatcggagcaatatcacggAGGTACTGTGAAAAcgtcagatctcacgatctgacaatattgacgctacaccggtctatttcgtttccgtagagatagctaatgtcgtccgtttgtaagctcaaattttattggctgacgggttcaatggcttattctaaaaataaatgctgctcgagcagcatattgctgctcgagcaggaattttgctgctcgagcagcatttaaatgctgctcgaccagtaaattgctgctcgagcagcaatatgctgctcgagcagcatttaaatgctgctagagcagcatttttttctgctcgagcagaagttaaagtttcgacccctttggtgcgccataaattatatcgttatgatcagatactgtgccgaccaatactaaataacactatggtgtcatacgccacagcagggacctatacttgtatattggtccctaaccacaggtggcaatgtctggtcagtttacactttttatgatacctccatgtcttctcgtggtattagtggtcatttcttggagtaatgtaacgccaaatactcaattttgcgtttataagatatgtagcgtattgaaaacatttatagtcatctgcccatacagattgccataaactaaatactgtatagatgtcagccagcttaatcataataattataagtgcttaatacctatacatgtacattttaaacatttaaaaatatctaatacttaacatttaacgtatttagcgggtaccggtaaaaaactcCGTGGTACTGTAGTGTACGGAACAATATGATTAAAAACAgaattctcatttgaccacaagggggttaaataatctttccgaaaaatacaaataatacagagttacaatttagaattctatatatttataactctgataacttataaagatatttcaatatacatgcatagacagtttaccgtgattttcaagaatctttaaataattttaattaattgataatttatggttaataacctttcatataattttacataatcacatttttgataataaacaacaaacgatgaatgttttgacacccattatatttgaagtatgcaaagccgaaaaatatcaataGAGTCCGctatactgtatatatatatatatgctgtttcatcataaattaacaccctttctgtgttataatcaagagctgaaatcgttaatttattaagcttcattaatacttagctttattgatatgtctctagaacaacatattttaatatattccataatttttttttataataatcatggcaaaggaaattcaatggccagtatctaaacaaaagcataatcgccaagaccttcagttcggttcgttacgaccgcgcgctactttcttccgccttcatccttacttgctttcatttttaaaccatttttttttctatcatatacagaattctattctcctaagcaagatgttatttttaaaactgaactccaaatacaaacgctacaaatcggtataaagtacgaacatgtcaaccgtaaatctagattctaaaactccaaaacggtatgatatttgcaaaagttaaagttataactcgccgggctgccgaaatcagaagaaaaacttaatatatatttatatatctgaaaactacgttacgtaagctttctaatgatgtataatttgtcaaaatcggcctagaaatgaaactataattcaacaaaatacgtgagtgggtacatcaaatgtataacctcggcgcttcgataaaagatcgatagttacgacacggacacgtgacttagacacaacaagatatttggcgtaacggtcccgtttcttatccgtgtaatttAGAGTCCGTGTAGTGAATCAACAAAATAACATTCACAAAAACactaaaaaatattatcaaaatataaaaaagcaattttcttttaatttcctT
Protein-coding sequences here:
- the LOC127845208 gene encoding uncharacterized protein LOC127845208: MSGYGGFEWHRRINARACSANLGLYKLANLLREESETVDLHIWLVSQHLLTKIRRKKYVTIHGRLHQAWEEEKLTTTELLRIISHINALGPSTAVHHMLDDDES